One Mycolicibacterium pulveris genomic region harbors:
- a CDS encoding DUF2207 domain-containing protein: MRRLLLLLIPLVLITFGLLSPLVFDSVTQEATDISDPVVISEYRVNFAVSADGRLDAVETITADFPSGRHGLFRYWDVANPNVTGVRQRPQITSILLDGELAKYQMLWENGTRFRVAKIGDPDAYLRPGAHVFEIRYTIDGVLDPANIGADKRFAASVGNPGAAESVFFWNAIAPSWNNYIERADISIRLPGDIPGVQCSVGHGVGQPCRGLAVSAHTVQLSAVNLPPRTPVTVRAEVDVPTPPRTEVPWPQRWDGVLGDSVAGLLWVGGFIVAAVLIALLWYGRILETPPGFPLQYSPPDGLGPVQLEYIRTEDVPTAGLTATLFHLAERGLVELRQVSAKHWKIRGIADEGAWADVDPVAVAVGSRLKVMGPGREFDAKKTVKSGERLSGAKSDMAAAVRNWALDEKLLGKKRSEWWLRVANVTAFVAMMVCLFRWFGIPNTLWALPFAAFFLFTTPSWLPGVGTRRTAAGRELWSRAGGFHRLLATDSAESRFDFAARRDLYTAYIPFAVAAGAAALWAKKYEAVMGQPAPQPDWYHSSSSTGWGFSSSSGGGADFDSFESALSSSIGAYTASQSSSSSSSGGGGGGGGGGGGGGGGSW, translated from the coding sequence ATGCGGCGGCTACTCCTGTTGCTCATCCCGTTGGTGCTCATCACGTTTGGCCTGTTGTCCCCCCTGGTCTTCGACTCGGTGACCCAAGAAGCCACCGATATCTCCGACCCGGTCGTCATCAGCGAGTACCGGGTGAACTTCGCCGTCTCCGCCGACGGCCGGCTCGACGCCGTGGAGACCATCACCGCCGATTTCCCGAGCGGGCGCCACGGTCTGTTCCGGTACTGGGATGTCGCCAACCCCAACGTCACCGGGGTGCGCCAGCGGCCACAGATCACGTCGATCCTGCTCGACGGGGAACTGGCGAAGTACCAGATGCTGTGGGAGAACGGCACGCGGTTCCGGGTCGCGAAGATCGGCGACCCCGACGCCTATCTGCGGCCGGGCGCCCACGTCTTCGAGATCCGCTACACCATCGACGGGGTGCTTGATCCGGCAAACATCGGCGCCGACAAGCGGTTTGCGGCATCGGTCGGCAACCCCGGTGCCGCGGAATCCGTGTTCTTCTGGAACGCGATCGCGCCCTCGTGGAACAACTACATCGAGCGCGCCGACATCTCGATCCGGTTGCCCGGCGACATCCCCGGCGTGCAGTGCTCGGTGGGTCATGGCGTCGGCCAACCCTGCCGCGGCCTGGCCGTTTCGGCGCACACGGTGCAGCTGTCGGCGGTCAACCTGCCGCCGCGCACCCCGGTCACGGTGCGCGCGGAGGTGGACGTTCCGACGCCGCCGCGCACCGAAGTGCCGTGGCCGCAGCGGTGGGACGGCGTGCTGGGCGACTCGGTGGCGGGACTGCTGTGGGTGGGCGGGTTCATCGTCGCCGCGGTGCTGATCGCGCTGCTGTGGTACGGCCGAATCCTGGAGACCCCGCCCGGTTTTCCGCTTCAATACAGCCCGCCGGACGGACTCGGACCCGTCCAGCTCGAATACATCCGCACCGAGGACGTGCCCACCGCGGGGCTGACCGCGACGCTGTTTCATCTCGCCGAGCGCGGGCTGGTCGAACTGCGACAGGTCAGCGCCAAGCACTGGAAGATCCGCGGGATCGCCGACGAGGGTGCGTGGGCAGACGTCGACCCCGTCGCCGTCGCGGTCGGGTCGAGGCTGAAGGTGATGGGACCGGGCAGAGAGTTCGACGCGAAAAAGACCGTCAAGTCGGGGGAGCGGCTCAGCGGCGCCAAGAGCGACATGGCCGCCGCCGTGCGCAACTGGGCTTTGGACGAGAAACTGCTCGGCAAGAAGCGCTCCGAGTGGTGGCTGCGGGTCGCCAACGTCACGGCCTTCGTGGCGATGATGGTGTGCCTCTTCCGCTGGTTCGGAATCCCCAACACGCTGTGGGCATTGCCGTTCGCCGCGTTCTTTCTGTTCACGACGCCGTCCTGGCTACCCGGCGTCGGCACCCGCCGCACCGCCGCCGGACGCGAACTGTGGTCGCGGGCAGGCGGATTCCACCGGTTGCTGGCCACCGACTCCGCCGAGAGCCGGTTCGACTTCGCCGCCCGCCGCGACCTGTACACGGCCTACATCCCGTTCGCGGTGGCCGCGGGCGCCGCGGCATTGTGGGCCAAGAAGTACGAGGCAGTGATGGGTCAGCCTGCCCCGCAACCGGATTGGTATCACTCGTCATCGTCGACCGGTTGGGGTTTCAGCAGCAGTTCTGGTGGTGGCGCGGACTTCGACAGTTTCGAGTCGGCGCTGTCGTCGTCGATCGGTGCCTACACCGCCTCGCAGTCGTCCTCCTCGTCGTCGTCCGGTGGTGGCGGAGGCGGCGGCGGCGGCGGTGGCGGAGGAGGAGGCGGATCATGGTGA